In a single window of the Prinia subflava isolate CZ2003 ecotype Zambia chromosome 3, Cam_Psub_1.2, whole genome shotgun sequence genome:
- the LOC134548841 gene encoding G-protein coupled receptor 15-like, whose protein sequence is MRTAGPEMEVPQLSSTTTVTFNYDDYYYDDQCPNHHLQHMSTFLPILYSAVFLVGIVGNSILIVALIVKRRVQRLIDIFIINLAASDFIFLTTLPLWVDMEVSDNGWRAGAFLCKASSYVISVNMYCSILLLTCMSADRYLAIMQPSIARRVRTRSCSTALCICVWLLSCCLGVPTLLSRELKKQDGKTHCADKAVTEAKQFMSLMLLILAFFFPLLSILTFYCSITKRLCVHYQKAGKRDKKLRKSIKIVFIVVAAFVVSWVPFNLFKLMTILLRLLKQPDCFSGTVAQMGIKVSSPFAFTNSCANPLIYFCFDNYIRRAMLQCLCPQVKISSNSSDTLDTQLSHSLSNFVAGEYATRMRKRSVSL, encoded by the coding sequence ATGAGGACAGCTGGGCCAGAAATGGAAGTCCCCCAGCTGTCATCCACGACTACAGTCACCTTCAACTACGATGACTACTACTATGATGACCAGTGCCCGAACCACCACCTGCAACATATGTCTACTTTCCTCCCTATCCTTTACAGTGCCGTGTTCCTGGTGGGCATTGTTGGCAACTCAATCCTGATAGTGGCCTTGATCGTCAAGCGACGGGTCCAGAGGCTGATTGACATCTTCATCATCAACCTCGCTGCATCTGACTTCATCTTCCTCACCACACTGCCTTTGTGGGTGGACATGGAGGTGTCGGACAATggctggagggcaggagctTTCCTCTGCAAAGCGAGTTCCTATGTGATCTCAGTCAACATGTACTGCAGCATCCTGCTCCTCACGTGTATGAGCGCTGACCGCTACCTGGCTATCATGCAGCCCTCCATCGCGCGACGCGTCAGGACAAGGTCCTGCTCCACAGCACTCTGCATCTGTGTCTGGTTGTTATCCTGCTGCTTGGGCGTGCCAACCCTTCTGTCCAGAGAACTGAAGAAGCAAGATGGAAAGACTCACTGTGCAGACAAAGCCGTGACAGAAGCCAAACAGTTCATGTCACTGATGCTTTTAATCCTGGCCTTCTTCTTCCCGCTGTTGAGTATCTTAACCTTTTACTGCTCCATCACCAAGAGACTCTGTGTGCACTATCAGAAGGCTGGGAAACGTGATAAGAAACTGAGAAAATCCATCAAGATTGTCTTCATTGTAGTGGCGGCTTTTGTTGTCTCCTGGGTtcctttcaaccttttcaaGCTTATGACCATCCTTTTGCGACTCCTAAAGCAGCCCGACTGTTTTTCTGGCACGGTTGCTCAGATGGGCATAAAGGTGAGCAGCCCTTTTGCTTTTACCAATAGCTGTGCCAACCCTTTAATTTACTTTTGCTTTGACAACTACATCCGCAGAGCCATGCTCCAGTGCCTGTGCCCACAGGTGAAAATCAGCAGCAACAGCTCTGATACCCTGGACACCCAGCTGAGCCATTCCTTATCCAATTTTGTGGCAGGGGAGTATGCCACCAGGATGAGGAAGCGCTCTGTGTCCCTCTGA